Proteins from a single region of Flavobacterium sp. K5-23:
- a CDS encoding GIY-YIG nuclease family protein yields MKQSFVYILKCSDKTYYTGVTSNLSQRIFQHKAGFYPDCYTFNKRPLELVFYCEFTNISMAIETEKQIKKWSRVKKEALINDDYHLLPNLAKKKFL; encoded by the coding sequence ATGAAACAGTCTTTTGTTTATATATTAAAGTGCTCTGATAAAACTTATTATACAGGTGTAACAAGTAATTTGTCACAACGGATTTTTCAACACAAAGCTGGATTTTATCCTGATTGCTATACTTTCAACAAGAGACCTTTGGAATTAGTTTTTTATTGTGAATTCACTAATATTAGTATGGCAATTGAAACCGAAAAACAAATCAAGAAATGGTCAAGAGTTAAGAAAGAAGCTTTGATTAATGACGATTATCATTTACTTCCCAATCTTGCTAAGAAAAAATTCTTGTAA
- a CDS encoding YHYH protein, translating into MKKVIRMKKTENWALALCLAVSLVSCSKDDSGTSSSTSTTTPVTTTVCNTVPTVFSSNYKSAVTLSADCTTVTLKSKGVPDHVTPYWGTGNALYEAQTTGQTVNPGNLQEQNFVMTIQINPVSATTKEETSLGPIGMALNGVAIYNDREGGNVPVDAGTLKSFDRAGAHSGPGGLYHYHFNGDFTSKDDIKLIGWLRDGFPIYGRKDKDGTYPSNLDSNGGHTGATADYPNGIYHYHCSNVNYMNSGFYILKAGSYHGAKGTFTF; encoded by the coding sequence ATGAAAAAAGTAATACGAATGAAAAAAACAGAAAATTGGGCACTAGCATTGTGTTTAGCAGTAAGTCTTGTAAGCTGTAGCAAAGATGATTCGGGAACAAGTAGCAGCACTTCTACAACAACCCCAGTAACCACAACAGTTTGTAATACGGTTCCAACGGTATTTAGCAGTAACTATAAAAGCGCAGTTACTTTATCTGCTGATTGCACAACGGTTACGTTAAAGTCAAAAGGAGTTCCAGACCACGTTACTCCATATTGGGGAACAGGAAATGCGCTATATGAAGCACAAACTACAGGACAAACAGTGAATCCAGGGAACTTACAAGAACAAAATTTTGTAATGACTATTCAAATCAATCCGGTATCCGCTACTACTAAAGAAGAGACTTCACTAGGACCAATTGGGATGGCATTGAATGGAGTTGCTATTTATAATGATAGAGAAGGAGGAAATGTACCTGTTGATGCGGGAACTCTTAAATCATTTGATAGAGCAGGAGCGCATAGTGGGCCTGGAGGTTTGTATCATTACCATTTTAATGGAGATTTCACATCTAAAGATGACATAAAATTAATAGGGTGGCTGCGTGATGGTTTCCCTATTTATGGTCGTAAAGATAAAGACGGTACTTATCCTTCTAATTTAGACTCAAATGGAGGTCATACAGGGGCAACAGCAGATTATCCAAATGGAATCTATCATTACCATTGTTCTAATGTTAATTATATGAATTCTGGATTTTACATACTAAAAGCAGGAAGTTATCATGGTGCTAAAGGAACATTTACATTTTAA
- a CDS encoding Mrp/NBP35 family ATP-binding protein: protein MKLERKDILKALETITVAGEGKNMVESGAVTNVITFGDEVVVDLVLHTPAMHIKKRAEDDIKKTIHDLVSADAKVKVNIKVEAPEKAEIKGKQIPGIKNIIAVASGKGGVGKSTVTANLAVSLAKMGFSVGVLDADIYGPSMPIMFDVENEKPISVMVDGKSKMKPVESYEIKILSIGFFTAPSQAVIWRGPMASKALNQMIFDADWGELDFMLIDLPPGTGDIHLSIMQSLPVTGAVVVSTPQAVALADAKKGVSMFLSEAINVPVLGIIENMAYFTPEELPNNKYYIFGQEGAKNLAADLEVPFLGEVPIVQSIREAGDYGRPAAMQTGSVIESVFENITRKVVEETIKRNESLPASEAIKITTMAGCSAVKK from the coding sequence ATGAAATTAGAAAGAAAAGACATTCTTAAAGCTTTAGAAACGATTACTGTAGCTGGAGAAGGAAAAAATATGGTAGAAAGTGGCGCGGTAACAAACGTAATCACTTTTGGGGATGAAGTAGTAGTTGATTTAGTATTACATACTCCGGCAATGCACATTAAGAAACGTGCAGAAGACGATATCAAAAAAACAATACACGATTTAGTTTCTGCGGATGCTAAAGTTAAAGTAAATATCAAAGTGGAAGCTCCTGAAAAAGCGGAAATTAAAGGAAAACAAATTCCAGGAATAAAAAACATTATTGCCGTTGCCTCTGGTAAAGGAGGAGTAGGGAAATCTACTGTAACTGCAAATCTTGCCGTTTCATTAGCAAAAATGGGATTCTCAGTGGGAGTTCTTGATGCTGATATTTACGGGCCATCAATGCCTATCATGTTTGACGTAGAAAACGAAAAACCAATCTCAGTGATGGTGGACGGAAAGTCAAAAATGAAACCAGTTGAGAGCTACGAAATAAAAATACTGTCTATCGGGTTTTTCACGGCTCCAAGTCAAGCGGTAATCTGGAGAGGTCCTATGGCTTCTAAAGCTTTGAACCAAATGATCTTTGATGCTGACTGGGGAGAACTGGACTTTATGCTTATTGACCTTCCTCCAGGAACAGGAGACATTCACCTTTCTATCATGCAATCATTACCTGTTACAGGTGCGGTTGTTGTAAGTACTCCACAAGCAGTAGCTTTGGCTGATGCTAAAAAAGGAGTTTCCATGTTCCTATCTGAAGCGATCAATGTACCGGTACTTGGAATTATAGAAAATATGGCCTACTTCACACCTGAAGAATTGCCTAATAATAAATATTACATCTTCGGACAAGAAGGAGCTAAGAACTTAGCGGCTGATCTTGAGGTTCCATTCTTAGGAGAGGTTCCTATCGTACAGTCGATTCGTGAAGCGGGAGATTACGGTCGTCCAGCAGCAATGCAAACAGGTTCAGTTATCGAAAGTGTTTTCGAAAACATTACTCGTAAAGTTGTTGAAGAAACAATAAAAAGAAACGAAAGTCTTCCTGCCAGCGAAGCAATCAAAATAACAACTATGGCAGGTTGTTCAGCAGTTAAAAAATAA
- a CDS encoding acyl-CoA dehydrogenase family protein, producing the protein MKPDLFQAPDYYLLDDLLTEEHKLVRDSARAWVKKEVSPIIEEYAQRAEFPKQIVKGLGEIGGFGPYIPVEYGGAGLDQISYGLIMQEIERGDSGVRSTSSVQSSLVMYPIWKYGNEEQRMKYLPKLATGEWIGCFGLTEPSHGSDPGSMITNFKDMGDHYLLNGAKMWISNAPFADVAVVWAKNEEGRIHGLIVERGMEGFTTPETHNKWSLRASSTGELIFDNVKVPKANLLPNKSGLGAPLGCLDSARYGIAWGAIGAAMDCYDTALRYAKERIQFDKPIAGTQLQQKKLAEMITEITKAQLLTWRLGVLRNEGKATTAQISMAKRNNVDMAINIAREARQILGAMGISGEYSIMRHMMNLESVITYEGTHDIHLLITGMDITGIPAFK; encoded by the coding sequence ATGAAACCAGACTTATTTCAAGCTCCAGATTACTACCTATTAGATGATTTATTAACGGAAGAGCACAAATTAGTGCGTGACTCTGCTCGTGCGTGGGTAAAAAAAGAAGTTTCTCCTATTATTGAAGAATATGCTCAAAGAGCTGAATTTCCAAAACAAATCGTAAAAGGTTTGGGTGAAATTGGAGGTTTTGGTCCTTACATCCCTGTTGAATATGGTGGTGCGGGATTAGACCAAATCTCTTACGGATTAATTATGCAAGAAATTGAGCGTGGTGATTCAGGTGTTCGTTCTACCTCATCAGTACAATCTTCTTTGGTTATGTATCCAATTTGGAAATACGGAAACGAAGAACAACGCATGAAATATTTACCTAAACTTGCTACAGGCGAATGGATTGGTTGTTTTGGTTTGACAGAACCTAGCCATGGTTCAGACCCAGGAAGTATGATTACCAACTTTAAAGACATGGGAGACCATTATTTACTGAACGGTGCTAAAATGTGGATTTCGAATGCTCCATTTGCTGATGTTGCTGTAGTATGGGCCAAAAACGAAGAAGGAAGAATTCACGGATTGATCGTTGAACGCGGAATGGAAGGTTTTACAACTCCAGAAACACATAACAAATGGTCGTTAAGAGCTTCTTCTACCGGAGAATTGATTTTTGACAATGTGAAAGTGCCAAAAGCTAATTTATTGCCTAACAAATCAGGATTAGGCGCTCCACTGGGATGTTTAGATTCTGCTCGTTACGGAATTGCATGGGGTGCTATAGGCGCAGCTATGGATTGCTACGATACAGCGCTGCGTTATGCAAAAGAAAGAATCCAGTTTGACAAACCTATTGCAGGAACACAATTACAACAAAAGAAATTAGCCGAAATGATTACTGAAATCACCAAAGCACAATTATTGACTTGGAGATTAGGAGTATTGAGAAATGAAGGTAAAGCTACAACAGCTCAAATCTCTATGGCCAAAAGAAACAATGTGGATATGGCAATTAATATTGCTCGTGAAGCGAGACAAATTCTTGGAGCTATGGGTATCTCAGGAGAATATTCCATTATGCGACACATGATGAACTTAGAGTCGGTAATTACATACGAAGGTACGCATGACATTCATTTATTGATTACAGGAATGGACATTACTGGAATTCCAGCGTTTAAATAA
- the rimM gene encoding ribosome maturation factor RimM (Essential for efficient processing of 16S rRNA) → MRKEDCFYLGKIAKKFSFKGEVLAYLDTDEPELYENLESVFVECNKHLIPFFIESSSLHKNDFLRIRFEDMNTEEEADAIIGNELYLPLNMLPKLSGNKFYFHEVIDFEVEDKRLGVFGKIVSINDSTAQPLFEVLNGDVEMLIPMIDHFIVKIDRDNKKVVMDLPEGLIEMYL, encoded by the coding sequence ATGCGTAAAGAAGATTGTTTTTATTTAGGTAAAATCGCTAAAAAATTTAGTTTCAAAGGAGAAGTTCTTGCCTATTTAGACACGGACGAACCTGAGTTATACGAAAACCTGGAATCAGTGTTTGTTGAATGCAACAAACACTTGATTCCTTTTTTTATTGAAAGCAGTTCGCTGCATAAAAACGACTTCCTAAGAATTCGTTTTGAAGATATGAATACCGAGGAAGAGGCTGACGCCATTATTGGTAACGAACTCTATCTTCCTTTAAATATGTTGCCAAAACTTTCTGGCAATAAATTCTATTTCCACGAAGTAATTGATTTTGAAGTGGAAGACAAAAGACTTGGAGTATTTGGAAAAATAGTATCCATCAATGACTCTACTGCACAACCGCTTTTTGAGGTTTTGAATGGTGATGTTGAAATGCTTATCCCAATGATTGATCACTTCATTGTGAAAATCGACAGAGACAACAAAAAAGTTGTCATGGATTTACCTGAAGGTCTTATAGAAATGTACCTTTAA
- a CDS encoding 2Fe-2S iron-sulfur cluster-binding protein yields the protein MDVLIKIKDREGVVHELQAPTDMAMNIMELCKAYELPVEGTCGGMAMCASCQCYVLNDIPLPEMGDDEEAMLSEAFYVKSNSRLGCQIPITVELEGLELELAPEN from the coding sequence ATGGATGTTTTAATAAAGATTAAAGATAGAGAAGGAGTAGTACATGAATTGCAAGCTCCCACTGATATGGCCATGAACATCATGGAATTGTGTAAAGCGTATGAGTTGCCTGTAGAGGGAACTTGTGGTGGAATGGCAATGTGTGCTTCATGTCAATGTTATGTTCTTAATGACATACCATTACCTGAAATGGGAGATGATGAAGAAGCAATGCTCTCTGAGGCATTCTACGTGAAGTCAAACAGTCGTTTGGGTTGCCAAATTCCTATTACTGTAGAATTAGAAGGATTAGAACTGGAATTAGCACCAGAAAATTAA
- a CDS encoding NifU family protein, with product MTTEELIIEVQKALEEIRPFLNSDGGDISLVSIEDGKHVKVRLEGACTSCSVNQMTLKAGVETTIKKFAPQIETVVNIL from the coding sequence ATGACAACAGAAGAATTAATAATCGAAGTCCAAAAAGCACTCGAAGAAATCAGACCTTTTTTGAATTCTGACGGTGGAGATATATCTCTTGTTTCGATTGAGGACGGGAAGCATGTAAAAGTACGTCTTGAAGGTGCTTGTACCAGTTGTAGCGTTAACCAAATGACACTAAAAGCAGGAGTGGAAACTACTATTAAAAAGTTTGCACCCCAAATTGAAACTGTTGTAAATATCCTGTAA
- a CDS encoding 30S ribosomal protein S16 — MSVKIRLQRHGKKGKPFYWVVAADARSKRDGKYLEKIGTYNPNTNPATIDLNLDKAVQWLHNGAQPTDTARAILSYKGALLKHHLDGGIRKGALTQEQADAKLATWLESKTGTVDAKKEGLTKAQADVKAKAFKAEQDVNAKRLAAAAQAEADAIAAATPAVEEEVSEEAPAAEENNEEAQA; from the coding sequence ATGTCAGTAAAAATTAGATTACAAAGACACGGTAAAAAAGGAAAACCTTTTTACTGGGTAGTAGCAGCAGATGCTCGCTCAAAAAGAGATGGTAAATACCTAGAAAAAATTGGTACTTACAATCCAAACACTAACCCTGCAACTATCGACTTAAACCTTGATAAAGCAGTTCAATGGTTACACAATGGTGCTCAACCTACTGATACAGCTAGAGCAATCCTTTCTTACAAAGGTGCGTTATTGAAACATCACCTTGACGGTGGTATCCGTAAGGGTGCTTTAACTCAAGAACAAGCTGATGCAAAATTAGCTACTTGGTTAGAATCAAAAACTGGTACAGTTGATGCTAAGAAAGAAGGTTTGACTAAAGCGCAAGCTGATGTTAAAGCTAAAGCTTTCAAAGCAGAACAAGATGTTAACGCAAAACGTTTAGCTGCTGCTGCACAAGCTGAAGCTGACGCAATTGCTGCCGCTACTCCTGCTGTAGAAGAAGAAGTTTCTGAAGAAGCTCCTGCTGCAGAAGAAAACAACGAAGAAGCTCAAGCATAA
- a CDS encoding MGMT family protein, producing the protein MSNDNFFERVYAVARQIPYGKVTSYGAIAKVLGAAGSARMVGYAMNAAHNMEDVPAHRVVNRKGLLTGKFHFDGTNLMQQLLESEGIEVIENQIVDFEKHLWTPEVRVQ; encoded by the coding sequence ATGTCAAACGATAATTTTTTTGAAAGAGTGTACGCTGTTGCGAGGCAAATTCCTTACGGAAAGGTAACCTCTTATGGTGCTATTGCTAAAGTATTGGGTGCTGCGGGTTCCGCAAGAATGGTGGGCTATGCAATGAATGCAGCGCACAATATGGAGGATGTTCCGGCGCATCGGGTGGTAAATCGTAAAGGATTGCTCACTGGGAAATTCCATTTTGACGGAACTAATCTAATGCAGCAATTACTCGAAAGTGAAGGGATTGAAGTAATCGAAAACCAAATTGTAGATTTCGAAAAACATTTATGGACTCCGGAAGTAAGAGTTCAGTAA
- a CDS encoding DUF6252 family protein has protein sequence MRKFILLVIALLPFVSCQEDVKFNNPSFQGLRDNVFWRAVDARATIASGGALTIKAYTANEVVTFNTSAAKVQTYVLGTSASNAVSYVLTNAEGSITYATGSGFGDGQIVITEYDAVNKTVSGSFRFNAKNTSNNPLGGPSLNFQQGIFYKIPVN, from the coding sequence ATGAGAAAGTTTATTTTACTTGTAATCGCGTTATTGCCTTTTGTCTCGTGTCAGGAAGATGTGAAATTCAACAATCCTTCTTTTCAAGGATTGCGTGACAATGTTTTTTGGCGTGCTGTGGATGCCAGGGCAACAATTGCCTCTGGAGGTGCTTTGACAATTAAAGCGTATACAGCAAATGAAGTTGTTACCTTTAATACTAGTGCAGCTAAAGTTCAGACCTATGTATTAGGTACATCAGCGTCAAATGCTGTTTCTTATGTACTTACAAATGCCGAAGGTAGTATCACTTATGCTACAGGTTCTGGTTTTGGTGATGGCCAGATTGTGATAACAGAATATGATGCTGTTAATAAAACGGTATCGGGTTCGTTCCGATTTAATGCAAAAAACACTTCTAATAATCCCTTAGGTGGTCCTTCTTTGAATTTTCAACAAGGAATTTTCTATAAAATTCCCGTGAATTAA
- a CDS encoding toxin-antitoxin system YwqK family antitoxin, producing the protein MVLKEHLHFKLGALLLIASLALSCKKTIKEEAIVLSSLVVNASEIPKDTISSENKNIKLDNGIVFFKNKIYSGYVKEVYSPTQVKAVFSFLNGKQHGLTRSYYLNGKLKDCRSYKENKAYGRHFGYWENGQPKFDFIYYNDKREGIQKQWYESGSQYCFLTFKEDREYGIQQAWRENGKPYINYEVKDGHRYGLQKSNLCYTLRDEKLKLTTK; encoded by the coding sequence ATGGTGCTAAAGGAACATTTACATTTTAAATTAGGAGCTTTATTACTTATAGCATCACTTGCTTTAAGTTGTAAAAAAACAATTAAAGAAGAAGCAATTGTGCTTTCTTCTTTAGTTGTTAATGCTTCAGAAATACCAAAAGATACGATTTCATCCGAAAACAAAAACATAAAACTAGATAACGGAATCGTGTTTTTTAAAAACAAGATTTATTCTGGATATGTAAAAGAAGTTTATAGTCCTACACAAGTTAAAGCCGTTTTCAGCTTTTTGAACGGAAAACAACACGGATTGACAAGGAGTTATTACTTAAATGGAAAACTCAAAGATTGCCGAAGTTATAAAGAAAACAAGGCATACGGAAGACATTTTGGTTATTGGGAAAACGGGCAGCCAAAATTTGATTTCATTTATTATAATGACAAGCGAGAAGGCATTCAAAAACAATGGTATGAAAGTGGAAGTCAGTATTGCTTTTTGACTTTCAAAGAGGATAGAGAATACGGAATACAACAAGCTTGGCGTGAAAACGGAAAACCCTACATCAATTACGAAGTAAAAGATGGACATCGTTATGGCTTACAAAAATCAAATTTGTGTTATACTTTAAGGGACGAAAAATTAAAATTAACAACAAAATGA
- a CDS encoding RNA-binding protein: protein MNIFVGSLPFSIEEADLRESFEAYGAVDSVKIITDKFTGRSKGFGFVEMANDDEAQKAIDELNGATVQGRTIVVNKSEPKPEGERRSFNNNRGGGDSRGGYGGGNSRGGENRGGGDRGRY from the coding sequence ATGAATATTTTTGTTGGAAGCCTTCCATTCAGTATTGAGGAAGCAGATTTAAGAGAGTCTTTCGAGGCTTATGGAGCAGTTGATTCAGTTAAGATCATTACTGATAAATTTACTGGAAGAAGTAAAGGATTTGGTTTTGTTGAAATGGCAAATGATGATGAAGCTCAAAAAGCAATTGATGAGTTGAACGGTGCTACTGTTCAAGGACGTACAATTGTTGTTAACAAATCTGAACCAAAACCAGAAGGTGAAAGAAGAAGCTTTAATAACAACCGTGGTGGAGGAGACTCTCGCGGAGGTTACGGAGGTGGAAACAGCCGTGGTGGAGAAAACCGTGGTGGTGGAGATAGAGGAAGATACTAA
- a CDS encoding DUF3050 domain-containing protein yields MDITTINTAIQSKKDILLQHPLYKNVKTIEDLHCFLENHVFAVWDFMSLLKALQSKLTCTTTPWFATKNPETRYLINEIVLAEESDLTLDGHRQSHYEMYIDAMKDCGANTTEIENFLSEVHSLQNIFVAIKTSNLHPNIKAFLNFTFTVIEQGKPHEVAAAFTFGREDLIPAMFTAILKNFQENFPDTDLSKLIYYFERHIELDADEHGPMAMKMITELCEEDALKWEEVEAVSIEALEKRIGLWDAIEEHIMEAHMATT; encoded by the coding sequence ATGGACATTACTACAATAAATACCGCAATACAATCTAAAAAGGATATTTTACTTCAACACCCGCTATATAAAAACGTAAAAACAATTGAAGATTTACATTGTTTTTTGGAAAATCACGTATTTGCAGTTTGGGATTTTATGTCTTTATTGAAGGCATTACAATCTAAATTGACTTGTACGACAACTCCTTGGTTTGCAACCAAAAATCCAGAGACCCGATATTTAATAAACGAAATTGTTCTGGCCGAAGAATCTGATTTAACGCTTGATGGTCACCGTCAAAGTCATTACGAGATGTACATTGATGCTATGAAAGATTGCGGTGCTAACACAACCGAAATAGAAAATTTCTTATCTGAAGTACATTCATTGCAGAATATATTTGTGGCTATAAAAACAAGCAACTTACATCCTAATATAAAAGCGTTTTTAAATTTCACTTTTACCGTGATCGAACAAGGGAAACCTCACGAGGTAGCTGCCGCTTTCACTTTTGGAAGAGAAGATTTGATTCCTGCTATGTTTACTGCAATCCTAAAAAACTTTCAAGAGAATTTTCCGGATACCGATTTAAGTAAACTAATTTACTACTTCGAAAGACATATCGAACTAGATGCTGACGAACACGGACCTATGGCGATGAAAATGATTACTGAACTTTGCGAGGAAGATGCCTTGAAATGGGAGGAAGTCGAAGCTGTTTCTATTGAAGCACTAGAAAAACGCATTGGATTATGGGATGCCATTGAAGAGCACATTATGGAAGCACATATGGCTACAACATAG
- a CDS encoding LysE family transporter — MNFITPLFLGFVTAVIGIIPPGLINMTAAKVNLKEGKRNALWFVLGAVIVIFFQAYLAILFALAIDKRPDIVLLLREVGFGIFAALTIYFLWIAKKPKIKKANIEKSSKKKRFFLGMLLSSLNFFPIPYYVFISITLSSYMLFSFSTVSVFTFVSGVVLGSFLVFYFYISFFSRIENKAESLLKNMNTIIGSITGLVSVITLFNIVRYYLG, encoded by the coding sequence ATGAATTTCATCACCCCTTTATTTTTAGGATTTGTTACAGCTGTTATAGGGATTATTCCTCCGGGACTAATCAATATGACAGCCGCAAAGGTGAATCTTAAAGAAGGGAAAAGAAACGCATTGTGGTTTGTGCTTGGTGCTGTAATTGTTATTTTCTTCCAGGCTTATCTGGCGATATTATTCGCTTTGGCTATTGATAAACGTCCTGACATTGTTCTTTTATTGCGCGAAGTGGGTTTTGGAATTTTCGCTGCGCTAACCATTTATTTTTTATGGATTGCCAAAAAGCCAAAAATCAAGAAAGCCAATATCGAAAAAAGCAGCAAGAAGAAACGTTTTTTTCTTGGGATGTTACTCTCTTCACTCAATTTTTTCCCTATTCCGTACTACGTTTTTATTAGTATAACGCTATCCTCATACATGCTGTTTTCTTTCAGTACAGTTTCTGTTTTTACTTTTGTAAGCGGAGTTGTCTTGGGTTCGTTCCTGGTTTTTTACTTTTACATTTCATTCTTCAGTAGAATTGAAAATAAAGCCGAATCACTCCTTAAAAACATGAATACGATTATAGGAAGTATTACAGGCTTGGTTTCTGTAATTACTCTTTTCAATATAGTAAGATACTATTTGGGTTAA
- the trmB gene encoding tRNA (guanosine(46)-N7)-methyltransferase TrmB, protein MGSKNKLKRFRENETFTNVFQPSREEVVGDLFPLKGKWNSDFFKNDNPLVLELGCGKGEYSVGLAERYPNKNFVGIDIKGARFWRGAKTAVETGLHNVAFIRTQIELINHVFAENEVDEIWITFPDPQIKYKRTKHRMTNSEFLQLYKKILKKDGVVNLKTDSEFMHGYTLGLLHGEGHEVLYANHNVYVNEGSPEEVTAFQTFYEKQYLEINKAITYIRFKIKE, encoded by the coding sequence GTGGGAAGTAAAAATAAATTAAAAAGGTTCAGAGAAAACGAAACGTTTACTAACGTTTTTCAACCATCGAGAGAAGAAGTAGTAGGAGATTTATTTCCACTAAAAGGAAAATGGAATTCGGATTTCTTTAAGAATGACAATCCATTGGTGTTGGAATTAGGTTGTGGTAAAGGGGAATATTCTGTTGGATTAGCCGAAAGATACCCTAATAAAAACTTTGTTGGGATTGATATCAAAGGAGCTCGTTTCTGGCGTGGTGCTAAAACAGCTGTTGAAACAGGCTTGCATAATGTGGCTTTCATTCGAACTCAAATCGAATTGATTAATCACGTATTTGCTGAAAACGAAGTAGATGAAATCTGGATTACTTTCCCGGATCCACAAATAAAATACAAAAGAACGAAGCATAGAATGACTAATTCGGAGTTCCTGCAATTGTATAAAAAAATCCTTAAAAAAGACGGTGTCGTAAACCTGAAAACTGATAGTGAATTTATGCACGGTTATACTCTTGGGTTGCTTCACGGTGAAGGCCACGAGGTTTTGTATGCTAATCACAATGTATATGTAAACGAAGGAAGTCCGGAAGAAGTGACGGCTTTTCAAACATTTTACGAAAAACAATATTTGGAAATTAACAAAGCAATTACGTATATTAGATTTAAAATTAAAGAATAA
- a CDS encoding tRNA1(Val) (adenine(37)-N6)-methyltransferase, with protein MSKFSFKQFSLEQDRCAMKIGTDGVLLGAWTPLDNNPNSILDIGTGTGVIALMLAQRSHAEQIDALEIDEEAYEQSVDNFEKSPWSERLFCFHAGLDEFVEEPEDEYDLIVSNPPFYSEDYKTECNQRDMARFQDAMPFEELIEAAAMFLSENGIFSVIIPFKEEENFLALAKECELYPLKITRVKGTPTTEIKRSLLAFSRNETSTILVDELVIETARHIYTPEYIELTKDFYLKM; from the coding sequence ATGTCAAAATTTTCCTTTAAACAATTCTCACTTGAACAAGATCGTTGTGCCATGAAAATTGGAACTGACGGTGTTTTACTTGGCGCTTGGACACCATTGGACAACAATCCAAACAGCATTTTAGATATTGGAACAGGAACTGGAGTAATTGCTTTGATGCTAGCTCAAAGAAGCCATGCCGAACAAATTGACGCATTGGAAATTGACGAAGAAGCCTACGAGCAATCGGTGGATAATTTTGAGAAATCCCCCTGGAGCGAACGATTGTTTTGTTTTCACGCTGGTTTAGACGAATTTGTCGAAGAACCAGAAGACGAATACGATCTAATTGTTTCTAACCCTCCTTTTTACAGCGAAGATTACAAAACCGAATGCAATCAAAGAGATATGGCGCGTTTTCAAGACGCTATGCCTTTTGAGGAATTGATTGAAGCAGCGGCCATGTTTCTTTCTGAAAACGGAATCTTTTCTGTAATCATCCCTTTCAAAGAGGAAGAAAATTTCTTGGCTTTAGCCAAAGAATGCGAATTATATCCCCTAAAAATAACACGCGTAAAAGGAACTCCAACCACAGAAATCAAACGAAGTCTTTTGGCTTTTAGTCGAAATGAAACTTCAACTATTCTTGTTGACGAATTAGTAATTGAAACTGCTAGACATATTTACACTCCAGAGTACATTGAGCTAACAAAAGACTTTTATTTGAAAATGTAA
- a CDS encoding SCO family protein, with amino-acid sequence MKTKYLIVLLGIAMFSCQETRKLPYYNTANFTPVWEIDSEESFHKIRPFNLTDQEGKLFSEKNLDSKITVVDFFFTSCPGICPKMTNSMSVLQKEFLSNDNVMLLSHSVTPEKDSVAVLAEYAKTKNINYIKWKLLTGPKEEIYNLGRKFYFVEEDLGENKDDSIFLHTENFVLIDKNRIIRGIYNSLDPTSMASLIEDIKVLEKE; translated from the coding sequence ATGAAAACAAAATATTTAATAGTGCTTCTAGGAATTGCTATGTTCTCTTGTCAAGAAACACGAAAATTACCCTATTACAACACGGCTAATTTTACACCGGTCTGGGAAATAGATTCAGAAGAAAGTTTTCACAAGATTCGGCCATTTAATTTAACCGATCAAGAAGGAAAATTATTTTCAGAAAAAAACCTAGATAGTAAGATTACCGTGGTTGATTTCTTTTTTACCTCTTGCCCTGGTATTTGTCCTAAGATGACTAATAGTATGTCTGTATTGCAAAAGGAGTTTCTTAGCAATGATAATGTTATGTTGCTTTCCCATTCTGTAACACCTGAAAAAGACAGTGTTGCTGTTTTAGCTGAGTATGCCAAAACAAAAAACATTAATTACATCAAATGGAAATTGCTCACTGGACCCAAAGAAGAGATTTATAATTTAGGACGAAAATTTTATTTTGTGGAAGAAGATTTGGGCGAAAATAAAGACGACTCCATTTTTTTACACACCGAGAATTTTGTTCTAATCGATAAAAACAGGATAATTAGAGGAATCTACAACAGTCTTGACCCTACTAGTATGGCTTCATTAATAGAAGACATTAAAGTATTGGAAAAAGAATAA